In a single window of the Diabrotica undecimpunctata isolate CICGRU chromosome 11, icDiaUnde3, whole genome shotgun sequence genome:
- the LOC140452955 gene encoding uncharacterized protein produces the protein MKSTLNVSLNDIMLKGYTVQPDLFEILIRFRLYKYTLIADIEKMFRQIGINPKQTFLLNILWHNSPQEELKCLELQTVTYGTNSLALSALAAESLENSCYVDDILDGANDINTLYKTYKQFSTSLNSAGILLHKWSSNSSEFLDSISSESQKSNYVIKRGNSLNKVLGICWNSQSDIFSRSNKSDYSICKVVNAKNMDKQLNLE, from the coding sequence ATGAAATCAACCTTAAATGTGTCTCTCAACGATATTATGCTCAAAGGTTATACTGTACAACCTGATTTGTTCGAAATTCTAATTCGCTTTAGACTCTACAAATATACTCTCATCGCAGACATCGAAAAAATGTTTAGGCAAATAGGAATTAACCCGAAACAAACATTTCTATTAAACATTCTGTGGCACAATTCCCCGCAAGAAGAATTAAAATGTCTGGAACTTCAGACCGTGACCTACGGCACAAATTCATTAGCATTATCGGCATTAGCTGCTGAATCTCTAGAAAATTCTTGTTATGTAGATGATATTTTAGATGGTGCAAATGATATCAACACTTTGTACAAGACTTATAAGCAATTTTCTACGAGTTTAAATTCAGCTGGAATACTACTCCATAAATGGAGTTCTAATTCTTCCGAGTTTCTCGATTCTATTTCCTCTGAATCTCAAAAATCTAATTATGTAATAAAACGCGGTAATTCGTTAAATAAAGTTCTTGGAATATGTTGGAATTCTCAGTCTGACATATTCTCTAGGTCTAATAAATCCGATTACTCTATCTGCAAAGTTGTTAATGCAAAAAATATGGATAAGCAACTTAATTTGGAATGA